The sequence tttgcaccaatttaattatatatgtaatagttctTGACTTTTTAATTCATCTCAAAACTAAGAAAGTGTGTAACAAATCTTGAGTTTCACCAATTAATTAAAAAGTGTGTAACAAACAAAACTAAAGTAATTCATCTCAAAATACATaaagtaatttatatataatgtttatcccATGGATCTTAACTTAGTATACAATATATTCAGTGAATTCATAATAGGTGGCAAAGAAAGTCTGATGACCAATAGAATAAACATGACATGAGTTTACGTGCTGTTTAATGAATGCACTTGGTTACATGTCGACGTAAGGTTGACAGCTCTAGTACCTATTGGAATTTTCCCCTTATGATCTGATTTGCGCAATCAATTTAGAATCAATGATTTATAGGTTGTAGGTTACAGAGACGCATCAGCTATGGTTCCAGCATACAAGTTGTAGATTACAATTACAAATACAATCATTTGAGGATTTCTTACCTGCGAAGTGATCTCTATGTTTTTTAGCTTATATATGTAGGTGTTTGTCAGAAATGGATTACATCCCTCACCatcaaataactaaaatttGGTCCAATTAAGTAAAGTTGGCTAGGATTTACATCGATGGATACAGAAAAGGCAAGAATCCAAGTATATGAAGAGAAGGTCGAAGACTGATAGAAGTAAAGGACATTCACAAGCACTTGTTTTCGGCATAAAATTATGGTTTCTTTTGCTTACCTTGTTTTGTCTTAAAACACCATTTTCATAAGTTCTTAGTTAAAATTCTTTGTAATCGTTTTTTGATCATCAATAAAcgttttttcaaataatttaccATCAAATTCATGTGTACCTTTCAGTACATGCCGAATTAAACTAACCAATGCTGCCCACATAAGTTGAAACGTGAGACTTTTAAATATCAAAACCTTCGATCAttataagttacaaaaaaaaaaaaaaaaaccttcgaTCATTAGATTatattcaatgttttttttaattgaaaattgTCAAATTATCATTATTAGTGGAATTAAATCTTCTTTCTtgacctaaaaaaaaaattaaaaaacaataaattctTAACGAACCCATAAAGTAATAAAACGAGAATAATTTGTTTAGCACATGTAAGATAATATAcgatatacatatatgtaataCTGTGATtcttggaattataaaaatatacacatataagGATTTTCGAAATGATTGATTAGGCCGTACAAAATTatttaactttatatttatctaCAATCATTAAAATTGTCAACAAtactttatttaaattttaaattcaaagcaatttttttttaaatggctataaaaattttgttttctaacattaaaaaaatattgttgttgaaatatattttcttttcatttttcttcaattattttttataactatattagaaacaaaagactaagcagacaaaaaaaaagatatgaaactaaataaaaaaaatcttacaaatCAAATTTTACAGTATAAATTTCCACAGTTACAATTCAACCTATCATCCACAAATGAACATAGGCATATTAAAGTATAGGTGCGACAAGTTTCAACGTCCATACGGCAACATGGAAAAGGaataaaagttttaattttggatTGGCATCATTTATCCTTGACACAACaccgcaaaaaaaaaacatgcatgTTATTAACGCCCCTAATCTCTGCCCAAAAAAAGAATGCCGCTAATCAATCATATTAGTTATGTTAACTGATATTTGTATATTCCGACAGTTTAATGACAAGTACAACTGGAACGTTTACCTCTTGTGGTGAATTGCGTTTACATTTTGTGGTGGATTGTTAAATTTGTCTCACATCTTATCACCGATCAAACTGATTtgtatgattaataaaaatatttaaattagaaaaaaaaaacaatagctGAAAAAAGAATAACGCAGACGTAAACGACTTTTACGTCGTCAATCTTAAATcttataaatcctaaactctaaagtTGGTTTAAGTTATTAATGGGCATCATTTTTTTCAGCTAGTTtacctttttaatttattactcCTTCTGTTTTATTAAGatacaaattttagaaaaaaaaattgttttagaaaaatatattctttatattttctatacaaaaattgtaaattttaataaagttaattGGATTTAGTGAAAAATTATCGGTTAAAAAACATTGAAATTTGATAATTTCAAAATCcgatatataattaatgtattttttaatatgtgtgaaaagatTAAAACATGTATCTTTAAGAAAcggaaaaaatatcatttttattaatattaaacacCTTAATTGGTGATTAAAGATGAGGCGAATTTGATGGTTCACAAAGAAGAACACATGTATTTTTCGTACAACTGTACGTTTTATGCGGATTTTCATTCATTATGTAACTGGGTTAAatcctttctcttttttttttgcttaaaattgcagttaaatttattttattttttgcttaAATTGCGGTTAAATCTTTAAAACTCATATGATAGGTTGACACCCAAAATTTTCTAAGATCATCTGAAATATGGATCATACCCACACGTATTTAgatcagaagaaaaatatgaaCGGTCTCAAAGTTGATAAAATATTTGCTGGTGGCATATTGTAAccctaatatatatttaagagTTATGTGATGATATAACATGGTGTCATGATTTGAAACACACTttacttcaaaataaaaattattaaaaatacaccCCTTCCctttttctttctcaaaatGATTCCACTTTTTCATCAACTCAAACTTTAGTTCTTTCATATCTAAATTCGAAATTTTCTTCCATAACAGTAAAGATTCTATATTTCACCTTTAAGTAAAGTCTAAACAAAACTATTTAGGGCACATAGAAAGAATCTTGAAGACAATTcggtataatatttttaaaataaaggaAATCATCAACAgatatgttaaaatataaaatcatcggattttgtgaatatatatgataatatacCCAAAATTATCGCCTAATAGCCTTATAGGAGGAGgaatatatagatataataaATAATCTAATTGTTACTTATGGAATATAAAAGTAAGGAAAGTGATATGGTTAAATTGGTTAAAAATAGGAAAGTGAACTAAATCGTGAAGCAAGAGACGGCCGTTGGAGGAAAAAGAAACTATAGACCCACAGAGAAAGCATTCGTATGagctgtcaaacaaaaaaaataaacagcTCCGACCAGTCTGTGTTCTCTTTTGTCTTCCGTGTTAtaaaacctctctctctcctgtcTCTCTCCTCACAAAACATATtctctcctttcttttcttGAATTTCTAAAAAGAATCAGAGATGGCTCAAGAAGAGGCACAGAAGTCCGCTGATGTTGTCGCCGTCGCTACCACCGATAAGGAGGTGACTGTTCCTGCTCCAGTGCCAGAGAAGGAGGTGACTGCTCCGGTTGCCTCGGAGGAGAAGGCCGTCCCGGAGAAGGAGACCTCCGAGGCGGAGGCGGAGAAATCTGTTCCGGTGAAGGAAGAAGAGACAGTTGTGGCTGAGAAAGTGATTGCTCCATCGCCTGAGGAGCTTGAGAAGAAGGCACTTGAGGAGTTTAAGGAGCTCGTTAGGGAGGCTCTGAACAAACGGGAATTCACTCCTCCGGCGCCGCCGGTGAAGGAAGAGAAAACAGAGGAGAAGAAAGCGGCGGAGGAAACTAAAGGAGAAGAGAAAACAGAGGAAAAGAAGGAAGAGGAGAAACTAGAAGAAGCCGTCAAGGTCGAGGAGAAATCATCTGATGACGTGGCTCCGGAAGAGACCAAGCCGGAGGAGAAACTTGAGGAACCAGAAGAGAAGGCAGCTGTGCCAGCCACCGTGACCACCACCGAGAAAGCCTCGGGTGCTGAAGAAGACGGAACCAAGACGGTAGAAGCAATCGAAGAGTCAATCGTCTCCGTCACTCCTCCAGAATCCTCCGCTGCGCCTGTTGTGGTAGAGACCACCGTCGCCGAGCCTATTGTGCCGGAAGAAGTCTCGATCTACGGTGTGCCTCTCCTCGAAGACGAGAGATCCGACACAATCCTCCTCAAGTTCCTCCGTGCGAGAGACTTCAAGGTCAAGGAAGCCTTAACCATGCTGAAAAACACCGTCCAGTGGCGCAAGGAGAACAAAATCGACGAGCTGGTCGAGGCCGAGGCCGGAGAAGAAGCCAGTGAGTTCGAGAAGATGGTGTTCGCTCACGGCGTCGACAAGGAAGGTCACGTCGTGATCTACAGCTCCTACGGAGAGTTCCAGAACAAGGAGATTTTCTCCGACAAGGAGAAGCTTAACAAGTTCCTCAACTGGAGGATTCAGCTACAAGAGAAGTGTGTGAGAGCTCTTGACTTCAGCAGCCCTGATGCCAAGTCTTCGTTCGTGTTCGTCAGCGACTTCAGGAACGCTCCTGGACTCGGCAAGAGAGCCTTGTGGCAGTTCATCAGGCGTGCAGTCAAACAATTCGAGGACAATTATCCAGAGTTCGCCACTAGAGAGGTACGTAATGGTTAcataagtgtttttttttttttttttggttacatAAGTGTTAcgtaatattttgttttgctttgcAGTTGTTCATCAATGTTCCATGGTGGTACATTCCTTACTACAAAACATTCGGATCTATCATCACATCGCCAAGGACTAGAAGCAAGATGGTACTTGCTGGTCCATCCAAATCTGCCGATACCATTTTCAAGtaattaacctttttttttaccgtttcataataattatttttaaaaaattttgtcACTAAGGCTTATGTTTGGTTAAAAACAGATACATAGCTCCTGAACAAGTCCCGGTTAAATATGGCGGACTTAGCAATGAAATTGGTGGAGACTCTGTAACCGAAGCCATTGTTAAACCAGCAGCCAAATACACCATCGAATTGCCTGCTTCTGAGGTATATATATGTTCAAGATTTGATTAGGACAAGTTCAAAGTGTAAAATGTTGTTGATTAGTGTGGATTGTGTTAATTGTGGCAGGCTTGCACGCTCTCATGGGAGCTTAGGGTTTTGGGTGCAGATGTGACTTATGGAGCTCAGTTTGAGCCGACCACAGAGGGAAGCTATGATGTGATCGTCTTTAAGAACCGAAAGATTGGTTTAACTGACGAACCGGTGATAACTGGTTCTTTTAAGGTTGGTGAACCGGGAAAGATTGTGATCACAATCGATAACCAGACttccaagaaaaagaaagtgcTCTACCGGTTCAAAACTCAACCAAGGTCCGATCTTTGAAAATGTGTGGCCATACTTTTACTTGCCAGAACCCAAatcaaaggaagaaaataatggttatttttgttatttgtgggaacaaatcttttaatttatttgatttactTTGTTATTTAATATGTAATTTTGAATTATCATAAGGTGGTTTTGTGTTTTGCTTTGTTTATTTGGATGAATGTGTGTGGAGAacatgtgatatatatatatatatatatatatatattttttttttaaacactttttcttcatttaccttttactttttttttactgtaatttgtgtaaatcttaatgtattcattatttatatttgttttactgtgtcttttatttttacttcttcttcttggtatTGATTATGAAACAAAGGTAAGGCATTCTGAAAAATTCCCATTACCAATTCTTTGaatagttaaaaatataattgaaaagTTACAAGAGTTTAATTCTATTGTATCATCatcaagatatatatatatataaactaagtGTTTTGCCTGCACATGCGggtttaatcattttaaaaatatttgttattttattttttattaattcaaaaattagcatgataacttattatttatattttttaaaaaaaatcaaacatcaaattatatatatatatatgaagaaaaaattaattaaaaatatatgtttattattttcagaaattttaaaagaaaaccttcacatattagaaatatttttaaaaaatatctttagacaaatttagttgattaatattattttaaattgtttatCTGTTATTTTCCtaacttttataattgaaaaaaaaattaagataacaacacaatttataagaagtatcttattttaaaaaaatctaatattataaataaaatttcgtttttaattatgtaattaattatatataaaattcattaaaggtaacattgactttaaccacttaatttattataaattgttttatatcttacttttaaattttataattgataaatatgttttaagataacaacaaaatacataagaattatcttaaagaaatattattggtaaaaatttctttttgattatataataaattatatataaaatttattaaggataatatagatattaaccgctctaacttttaatcTGATTTGctctattattaaaatttactttgcaaataatagtatagatataaaGTTCAATGGATATATATGACTTTATAAGATAAGGAGAAGAGACGTGTAAAGACTGGTTCTAGACTACTTGATATATCAATATTGTGATAGAGATAGAGAGATATGAATATAAATATGATAAAGGTCACTTTATGTATAATCCATGGAATTGGATAACACTGAGTGAGACATCAAGGACGAGAACTAATGATAATGGACCCTATTGTTGAAATATGGACTAACATAATTCGTGGGTAAGAGTTGAAATCAAAGCACACATCATTAAATTTGACAGTAAGAGAAGACTAGTGCATAGAAAATATCAACAGGGGATTTTAGACTTTTAGTTGCTTATATTTCAGGGGATTTTAACTATCCAAAAACCAAACACGATTTTTTgggagtgtttttttttcctcgaAAGTAAGTGTATATATAACGATGAACTAGTCACAAATACATCAAAAGGCTTGTAACAAACAACACAAAGCCACAACCAGCGTAACAACGTTTATGCATCCAAAAAATTTTAACCAGTGCCATACCTAGACCCAATACATGCTAAACTTTCTCAGAAGCTACTAAACTTTCAATCCAAAGAGGAACACCTCTAGCAACATAGGATTGATAAAACCGATCAGTCGTAGCACTATCAACTATAAGAAAGGCGCATCTATTAGAGCTTCTTGATTCAACTATGCTTTTCCAGCATCGAAACTTAATCAAAAAATTCTTCATCTTTTGGTATATAGAAGTAAAGGACGGCCAAGCTTTTGGTCTCTCAATGACTTTCATAAGGACATCATCCTCACCTGCAATGATAACATTGTCTAACTTATGAGCAACCATACATTCTAGCGTCCAAGCAAGAGCTATCTCTTTTGCTTCCTCAAGTGTCGCCACATTAACAAAAGACCTCCTGCTATGTAAAAGGGATCTCCCCTCATTATCCCTAACAATCCATGCTACTCCCATTCTCTGAGTTTTCTTTAACCACTTGACTCCAAAATTACACTTTACCCAATTTGGAGGAGGTTTTTTTCATATTCTCTTCTGAGATCTTACTAATTCCTCCTCTCTCTGTTCACCCATCTTATCCAACTGTTGAGCCAGGAACCACGCTGAAGCTTcatcaaaaatattatcaacAATCTCTACCGCCTTTTGTTCTTTTGCTTCAAACACAAATTTGTTCATGTTCTTCCAAATTAGCCACAAAATCCAAGGGTAACATCTTCTAATTTCCACAGGGACTCTAATGTTCTTACTCATTTGAAATAGGTAACTAAAATTCACGAACATAGAGTCCTTGTGGAAACCATTCAAAGGCGATGGAAAGTTCGACAAAGTCCACACTTGTCTAGCCAACTCACAAGTGAACAAGACATGATTCGGAGATTCGTCTTTACTTCCACAATGCGGACATAAAATATCAACTTTCATACCTCTAGACCTCAAGTTTGTGGCCACAGGAATCGCATTAGATAAAGTTCTCCACATGAAAGCCTGAATTTTTGGAGCCGTTAGAGAATTCCAAGCTTCTTCCTTCAGTTTGTTTATCGAAGGCTGCATTTCGGCTTCTTGAAATTCATTCCTCAAGACCTCTCTCATGGCTAACCAGTTCCCCGATTTAACAGAGTAGTCTCCACTTCTGTTATGTTTCCAACACCAGAAATCATCACAATCTACTGCAGTTCTAAGCTTCGTTATTGTCTGAATGTCTTCAGGAAAAAAATTTTCCTCCAAAGCTTCTCTATTCCATTCCCCCGTCTCTTGATCTAGACGATCACCAACCTTTAACTCAAGATTAACTATCGGGTTCTTCATCCAAGGATTCCATCTTCCACCAAAATCACACCATGGATCAATCCAGACTCTAAGCGACTTCCCATTTCCAATCTCCTTCCTCAATCCTCTTCTGAGTAAGGTTCGACCATGAAGCAGGCTTCTCCACCCATAGGAAGGTCTACTTCCAATCTCAGCTTCAAGGAAATCTCTGTTCTCAAAATATCTACTCTTCAGTAACCGAGCAAAAAGAGAATTTGGGTTCCGGATAACTTTCCAAGCCTGATTTGCTAACAGCGCCTGATTAAAACTTTCCAACTCCTTGAAACCCAAACCGCCAAGAGCTTTTGGCAAGTAGAGAGAATCCCATTTAACCCagtgaattttgtttttatgttccACCGAGTTCCACCAAAAGCCTGACATCGCACTTGTGAGATTCGCTAAAGTTGTTTTCGGTAATCTAAAACAACTCATTGCATACACAGGGAAAGCCAAAGCCACTGCCTTAAGGAGCACTTCTTTTCCTCCTAATGATAGAGATCTCGCAAACCAACCAGAAAGTCTCTTCTTCAGCTTCTCCTTAATGAATGAAAAAAGTTTAACCTTTGATCCACTGAAGCATTCAGGCAAGCCAAGGTAATTCCCTACTCCACCTTCCTTATAGATTCCCAAAATCTGTTTGATCTCATCTTTAACGTCATCCTTTATCTCAGCGCCAAAAGTAATTGCCGATTTTTCCAAATTTATCACTTGTCCCGTTGCTTCTCCATAAATACTCAGAACTTCTTGAATTGTTGACGCTTGTTCAGCCTCTGCCTTACAAATGAATAAGCTATCATCTGCGAATAACAAATGGCTGACTGATGGTCTTTGCATAGAAAATTTTACCCCATTTAATCTTCCCCCATCCTCTGCTTTCTTCAAGAGATGAGACAAGCCTTCAGCACATAAAACAAACAAGGCTGGAGACAGCGGGTCACCTTGTCTCAAACCTCTCTGAGGTACAATCAAACCATGAGGCTGATCGTTGATTAGCACGGAATAGGAGACTGATGAGACACAAAACATGGTTAACTCCACCCATTTCCTATGAAAACCCAACGCTAAAAGCAAAGCTCTGAGATACTCCCACTCAACTCTATCGTAGGCTTTGGACATGTCGAATTTGATAGCCATGAATTTCGTTGCAACAGGTTCGAATGTTCTCAACCCATGTACTATTTCATGAGCCACCAGAATATTATCTGAGATGTTTCTTTCTGACACAAAAGCAGATTGATTCGGAGACACAATCAACGGCAGCAATGGCTGAATTCTCTTCACCATGATCTTTGATATAATTTTGTAGAAGACAGAACAAAGACTGATGGGCCTCAAATCCGTCATCTTCATCGGTTTAACTATTTTTGGAATCAGGCAAAGATGTGTGAAGTTCAATTCCCTATCAAAAGAGCCTTGATCAAAAAACTCCTGAACTTCTTTAGTCACATGTCCTCCAATCTCCTTCCAGTATCTTTGAAAAAACAGAGCACTCATACCGTCTGGTCCCGGAGCACTGGATGCTCTGATGGTAAATACTGCTTCTCTAATTTCCTCATCAGAAACTGGAGAAAGAAGGTCTTTATTCATCTGATCAGTAACCTTAGGAGTAAAACCATCAAAGAAACTCGTGAAGTCAGACGGCTTAGTAGATGAGAACAGCTCATGGAAATAACTTAAAGCAATTTCGCCTTTTGCAGATTCACCCCTGTGATTCCAACCATTCTTGTCTTCCAAAACATCCACCCCATTCCTACTTCTCGCTATCTGAACAGAAGCATGGAAAGCTTTAGTGTTTCTGTCTCCACATTTTAACCATCTATCCTTGCTTCTCTGTTTCCAAAAAGATTCCTCATCTCTATTAGCTTTCACCAACTCCCATTTGAGACTGAGAACTGTATTACGACAAGGAGAGCTGCTTGATTCTTCTGTTTCCAACTCATTctgaagttttaaaattttcctttTTGCGTTCAGTTCAAAGTTTTTCTTCCAGTTGCAAATCTCATTTCTACAACTTCTGATTCTGTCTGCAACCCTCAGATTCAAACAATCTCTTTGATTATCCCAGGCCCTTGCAATTTTATCCTTCAGATTTGGTAAAGCAAGAAGAAATTTGTCAAATCTGAATCTACCTTTTCTCCCCGCATTATGATGGGAGAGCTTAACCAGCACAGGTCGATGATCGGATCCTCTCTTCTCTAAAAAGGATTGGACTACACTTGGGTACATAGCTAACCATTCTTTGTTACCAAAACATCTATCAAGCTTGCAACGTACCCAGTGATCTCCTCTCCGACCTCCCCATGTGAACGGGTCTCCAAGACTTGCAGGTTCCTTCATCTTACAAGCTCTCaacatattattaaaactgtcaAAAGTAGCATCACTTCTAGACAGGCCACCTAACTTCTCATGGTTTCCACAAATTGCATTGAAGTCTCCTAACATACACCAATGACCTCTTCTTTGAACACCAAATCTGGAAACCTTCTCCCAAACCCATTGTCTTCTACCTTCATTGGGCTCTCCATATATACACGACACAAAAAATTTATCTTCCCCCAACTGAACATCTATATCAACAAGGTTCTTGTCAGCAGAAAGCACTTCAACATCTACAGAGTTCTTCCAAAAAACAGCCAACCCACCACTTCTTCCAACCGGATTAACAGTATAGACACGGTTGTATCCTAACCAGACCTGTATATCTACAAGAGCGTTCCTTGAATGCATAGTTTCCATCAAAAATAGAAGCTCAGTGAAATATTTTTTACGTATCTCCATGAGCCTATTAATTGTCAAGTCCTGAGAAGATCTCAGTCCTCGACAATTCCAAGCTAGTAGGCTCATAAATCTTTGGACAGTCCCTCCTTTGGAACAGCTTCATGAGTTATTTGCTTTACAGCTTTGGAAACTCCACCCATCTGATCGACTGCTTTCCTTTTCTCGACACTCCCTATCAACACCCCTTCTTTCATAGATACTTGTATGTTATCCTTCTGACCAGTATTAGCATTTGTATTCCTCTTGTTTTTCTCCGGTCTTCTCCTAACACCAATCTTCTTTGAAGAAGTTCCGGACAAATTGAGATCAAAAGATCTCAATCTAGCATCCGTAGAACCACTTATAGAAGATGAGGAATTAGAAGATTGAGCAAAACATCAAACTGGCTGGCATCACTACTCGGATACACTGGCCTCTATCCAATTAAGGGACTAGCTCTAATAGCTGATGCCATCAATTTTTCACCTTGAGAATGTGGAGCATTCAGCCTGTTTGAAACACCTTCTGGCTCATAGCCAA comes from Brassica rapa cultivar Chiifu-401-42 chromosome A02, CAAS_Brap_v3.01, whole genome shotgun sequence and encodes:
- the LOC103852758 gene encoding patellin-1, whose amino-acid sequence is MAQEEAQKSADVVAVATTDKEVTVPAPVPEKEVTAPVASEEKAVPEKETSEAEAEKSVPVKEEETVVAEKVIAPSPEELEKKALEEFKELVREALNKREFTPPAPPVKEEKTEEKKAAEETKGEEKTEEKKEEEKLEEAVKVEEKSSDDVAPEETKPEEKLEEPEEKAAVPATVTTTEKASGAEEDGTKTVEAIEESIVSVTPPESSAAPVVVETTVAEPIVPEEVSIYGVPLLEDERSDTILLKFLRARDFKVKEALTMLKNTVQWRKENKIDELVEAEAGEEASEFEKMVFAHGVDKEGHVVIYSSYGEFQNKEIFSDKEKLNKFLNWRIQLQEKCVRALDFSSPDAKSSFVFVSDFRNAPGLGKRALWQFIRRAVKQFEDNYPEFATRELFINVPWWYIPYYKTFGSIITSPRTRSKMVLAGPSKSADTIFKYIAPEQVPVKYGGLSNEIGGDSVTEAIVKPAAKYTIELPASEACTLSWELRVLGADVTYGAQFEPTTEGSYDVIVFKNRKIGLTDEPVITGSFKVGEPGKIVITIDNQTSKKKKVLYRFKTQPRSDL